ACTTAAATCAAGAATTTCTTTTTCAGGACTATATTTATAATTAAATATAGGAAATAGATTTTCATATAATTGATTCATATTTCTTCATGCAGAGTTTTCATCAGAATTATTAACTTTATCAATAAAATCACTATAGTTTTTTGTACCGTCTATAACTTCTTTTATAAAGCCTTTTAATTCTTCATCTTTAAATCCATCAAAAGTATATAAAGGATTCCCCTCAGGATATTCTCTTGCAAATCAATTTTTGAAATTTAGTTCTTTGACTTGATTATACTCTAATATATTATTTGCGTCGTTATTTGAAATTCATCCTTGTGGTTGTCCATAACCATTTTGAATTCCAACAATTTCAAACTCTTTATCTAAAATATTATCATTTGCTATTGAAATTTCTCCATTTTTATAACTTGTATATATATCAATGGGCTCTGTTGCTTGATTAGCATATTTGGCAGCAATATTTATTCCACCAATTGTTGAAGACCCAACTCCTCCTCTTGAAGCTTTTCAATCCGAATTATCAGAATATAGTCCACTGTTTGTATAATAACCATATGTCGATTGTGTTCTCATTTCATCATCAAAATTAATTGAATTTCTTCCACTTGAGGTAATATTATGACCATATTTTATACCATTAGTATCATCAAGTATATTAATGTTCTTATTATCTTTATTTTGTAGCATTTCTCTTAAAATATCTAATTTTATTGTTTCGCCAACACCTTTATTCATTTTTTTATACATACTTTGATTTATTATTATTGGTGTATTCTTTTGATCATTTTTTTTAAAAAGCAATTCTTTAATATTATTATTATTCTTATCATATAAACTTACAAGATTTGAATCTTGATTTATTCCATATATTTTTGCAGATTCAGATTTGTTTTTCAGAGTTTTAAATGTAGAATTTAACATCGTACCAATTTCATCTTGTGAGTTGTCATATGGGACTAAATTAAATGTAATATTATAATTTGTTTCATTTTCAATAGCTTGTTTCATATACTCTTGAACAAAATATGGTGACCTTGTATAAGTAGTTTGAAGTATTGCAGTACCCAATCTACCATCTAATACAGATCCAAATCAAAGAGTTAAAGCCGTGTTTAGATTTTTTAATTGAACTTCATTAAACTCTTTTAAGTTATTTTGTGATATATCCAGTGGATCAATTCAATTATCATTATTTTTTCATAAAAATGATGCAGTTAAATCTGAGTTTGCTAGTTGCATAATTTCCGTTGCATCTTTTATATCTGAATGTCAGTATTCAGATACACTATTTTTATTAGCTTTAAATATAGAATTCATTTTCTTTTTAGTATTTGTAATATTTAATGTGCCATCATTATTTAAAACTGAAGAATTGTAAGATAGTTTTAAACCATTAATATATTTACTATAAATTCTTAACATTAAAGTTGAATACTGTATCAAATTTTCGCTAATTTCCTTATTAACTAAATTTTTTAAATCTTGATTAATTAATTGCCTATAATCTGGTCATTGCCCTTGTAGTTGTTCTAATGCAGTTGATCCAGCGATTCCACCAATTATACCTGTTGGTATTTCAGCTCTGTCTAAATTTTGAAGTAATTTTGTTGACATATTTTTTCAATTTAAATATGAAAATTCTGTTCAGAAAAACACATTCTTTTCTGCAATATCATAAGTATAGTAATATGGGCTAATTAATCCATTTTTAAGTTCTTCAATAACTTGCTCTCAATTAATTTTGTCCTTTGCTTTATTTGATTGGGCATTTTCTAATAATGGATATGCTGTCCAACCTTTTGCTCAACCTTCTGAATTAATTGAATTATTTCCTGTTGTATCATTTCCAGATCCTGAATCTCTTATTAATAAATTAGAAGAGTTATTATATTGACCTCATCCTTGACTTTCACTATCAAAATTTGGATTATAAGTTTTATAAAATGATCATGGATTATTTGCTATTGGTTGAGTATACTCAACCATGTTTTCATAATTCATTCCATTAAAAGTTGCTGTCATGTTATCTTTCATAACTTTTGGTGCAATTACTGTTGTTGAAATCATTGTTGCACTAAGAAGCATTGTTGCACTAACCCCAGCTAATTTCCCTAATGAAGTAGTCAACAAAGCAGCTCTTAATCTTGGACTAAATGATCTTTTTGAAGATAATGATTTTATATATATTGAAAATTTATTAATTATTTTATCATCTCCACCTTTTAACAACGTTAAAGCTGGAAGTCTAATAGTTCAATATCCTATAATAAATGCAAGTGCAGTTAAAGCAATTCAAACTGCAAATATACTTAAAGCAAATGCAATTATATTAAATTTAAATCCATAAAATCCAATATTGAAATAATTAGAAAATACATTCACAATAACTGTTTCTATAAAAATTGATATTATTCAACCTAATAATGAACCTAGTATTGAAACTATTAAAGGGATTGCTATAAAGTTATTTACAACTTCACGTTTTTTATATCCTAAAGACTTTAAACATCCAATTTGTCTACTTTGTAATTCAACTTGTTTTTTTGTAGTTAAAATTGTTGTAAACCCAGCAATTAAAATTATTACTACTATTAAAGCTGTGGCCATTGTATTGTAACCAATCATTATTGTATTGAAAGTACTTACTCTTGCTGAAAATTTATATAGAGGGTCATTTAATGCATAAAAATAATTAACTTCTCTTTTAACATTAATAAACTTTTTATATTCTTGATTTAAATTAGTTATTACTTGAGAATTTGTTTGATTTTTGCTTTTAATAGAAAAATAAGCTTCTCTGTCCGTTTCAGAAGAAACTACCACTTTTGCACTTTGAACAGCATATGTTGAAATAGTTCTTTTATAGAATTCATCTTGAGAATTCTTATTTCTAAAATTATATTCTGTTGATTTATAACCCATTCAACTTGGGTCCATATACATTAAAACCTCATTTTTAATATTTGGCATAACTGTGGTTTGATCAATTAAAGGAGTTGTGAAATCTACTGAACTACCAATTCCTACTACCTCAAATCAAACTAAATTTTCATATTTAGCATCATTTAAAATTTCTTTTGCACTCTTATTTTTTATTGAATTATTAAGATCAGTAATTTCTTGTGAATTTCCTTTTGTATTTTTCACAAGTAAATCTTCACCATATTTATCAGAATTTATTCTGACAATATCTCCAATTTGAATATTGTTTTCCTTTGCAAACGAATCCCCAATCACAACTTCTTTTTCTGATCCATTAAAGACTCTTCCTTTTGAAATTACCAGTTTATCAACACCATTTTTTTCATTATGATTTATTTTTGATATTGCTTTTAATTTAATATTTCCATTTTTACCCTTTAGACCTGAAATTAATCTGGCCTCAGTAAATGAAACATCCAAATCATTTTTTAAAGCAATTTGATTCATTATATATTGTTGATAAAATAATTTTTCATCAATTAAATCTTTATCTAAATTAAAATATGATAAATCATCTCATTTATTATCAGGATCTGCGTCTTTTTTTATTTCATTATTTAAATCAACATCTAAAACTATATCTCTAATATTTGAAGTAATACTTAAATTTTTATAAGCATCTGCTACTCTTGTTGAAGTTGCAGCCAAAACAGCAACAACTAGTGAAACAAGCATAACTAAAAGTGATAATCCAATAATTTGTGATTTATTCTTACCAGCGGACTTAAAAGCATTCTTTAGTAAAAGTCTAATTCCTTTCATATTAAATTTTCCTCCTATTGATTAATACATTTATATTTCTCAAGTTATTTTTACTAATTAATAATATCATTTTTTAATTTAAAAACAAAATTG
This sequence is a window from Spiroplasma diminutum CUAS-1. Protein-coding genes within it:
- a CDS encoding ABC transporter permease, which gives rise to MKGIRLLLKNAFKSAGKNKSQIIGLSLLVMLVSLVVAVLAATSTRVADAYKNLSITSNIRDIVLDVDLNNEIKKDADPDNKWDDLSYFNLDKDLIDEKLFYQQYIMNQIALKNDLDVSFTEARLISGLKGKNGNIKLKAISKINHNEKNGVDKLVISKGRVFNGSEKEVVIGDSFAKENNIQIGDIVRINSDKYGEDLLVKNTKGNSQEITDLNNSIKNKSAKEILNDAKYENLVWFEVVGIGSSVDFTTPLIDQTTVMPNIKNEVLMYMDPSWMGYKSTEYNFRNKNSQDEFYKRTISTYAVQSAKVVVSSETDREAYFSIKSKNQTNSQVITNLNQEYKKFINVKREVNYFYALNDPLYKFSARVSTFNTIMIGYNTMATALIVVIILIAGFTTILTTKKQVELQSRQIGCLKSLGYKKREVVNNFIAIPLIVSILGSLLGWIISIFIETVIVNVFSNYFNIGFYGFKFNIIAFALSIFAVWIALTALAFIIGYWTIRLPALTLLKGGDDKIINKFSIYIKSLSSKRSFSPRLRAALLTTSLGKLAGVSATMLLSATMISTTVIAPKVMKDNMTATFNGMNYENMVEYTQPIANNPWSFYKTYNPNFDSESQGWGQYNNSSNLLIRDSGSGNDTTGNNSINSEGWAKGWTAYPLLENAQSNKAKDKINWEQVIEELKNGLISPYYYTYDIAEKNVFFWTEFSYLNWKNMSTKLLQNLDRAEIPTGIIGGIAGSTALEQLQGQWPDYRQLINQDLKNLVNKEISENLIQYSTLMLRIYSKYINGLKLSYNSSVLNNDGTLNITNTKKKMNSIFKANKNSVSEYWHSDIKDATEIMQLANSDLTASFLWKNNDNWIDPLDISQNNLKEFNEVQLKNLNTALTLWFGSVLDGRLGTAILQTTYTRSPYFVQEYMKQAIENETNYNITFNLVPYDNSQDEIGTMLNSTFKTLKNKSESAKIYGINQDSNLVSLYDKNNNNIKELLFKKNDQKNTPIIINQSMYKKMNKGVGETIKLDILREMLQNKDNKNINILDDTNGIKYGHNITSSGRNSINFDDEMRTQSTYGYYTNSGLYSDNSDWKASRGGVGSSTIGGINIAAKYANQATEPIDIYTSYKNGEISIANDNILDKEFEIVGIQNGYGQPQGWISNNDANNILEYNQVKELNFKNWFAREYPEGNPLYTFDGFKDEELKGFIKEVIDGTKNYSDFIDKVNNSDENSAWRNMNQLYENLFPIFNYKYSPEKEILDLSKGFSVSHKFADFSSIGLNGNYTMIEEDCEDNENSFYEENNKCMVIDPNNFNEGYGVGTLSTMLPKEQTRQILGQVTDLVNMIMIMFITIAVIVSATIILLTTSLIIYENKQFIATMKTLGYSNPYVVRQILGMYIAPILIMYVIGFIIGWYIFVFIADFLAMNTAWVLPVSFSIWIPFGVFGIIAAIYIATFAIGWSNIQKINPLEALKDKD